The following proteins come from a genomic window of Aquimarina sp. MAR_2010_214:
- a CDS encoding C45 family autoproteolytic acyltransferase/hydolase — translation MYHPRLYGEFYEMGLKYGKLLREKANFTLPKISSQKTEFGFESYKELQKFYPEVVEEIEGFAEGINDKSENLGAFLLSLGVFDTTGQCSVFAFNNKDSVIIGRNYDMLFDFKKFTESSLIAPKNKYSYISQSDVFIGRSDGINEKGLSIAMSFVNGTEVQPGISFHFIIRKVLENCSTTAQAAKLIRETKVSSANNFLIADKSGNIVVVESAPQKSVIRQSGNNDNFISITNQFITNEMKSLDKGGVEWSKSIERYNGLKEQLESIKEMDLLKAKEILSNKCVCLDLRKQKFGTIWSVVANLNELKIERAETKPKIVNYKPETRLDWWLKKR, via the coding sequence ATGTATCATCCGCGATTATATGGAGAGTTTTATGAAATGGGATTGAAGTATGGGAAACTACTTCGCGAAAAAGCTAATTTCACTCTTCCGAAAATAAGCAGTCAAAAGACTGAATTTGGATTTGAATCTTATAAAGAGTTACAAAAATTCTATCCTGAAGTGGTAGAAGAAATTGAAGGCTTTGCTGAGGGAATTAACGATAAATCAGAAAATTTAGGAGCATTTCTATTAAGCCTTGGAGTTTTTGACACTACAGGACAATGTAGTGTGTTTGCTTTCAACAACAAGGATTCAGTAATTATTGGTAGAAATTATGACATGCTTTTTGATTTCAAAAAATTTACAGAAAGTAGTTTGATTGCTCCAAAAAATAAATATTCATACATAAGTCAATCTGATGTTTTTATTGGACGCTCTGATGGAATTAATGAAAAAGGCCTATCTATAGCAATGTCTTTTGTAAATGGAACAGAAGTTCAACCAGGAATCAGTTTTCATTTTATCATAAGAAAAGTACTAGAAAACTGTAGTACCACTGCACAAGCAGCAAAACTAATCCGAGAAACAAAAGTCTCTTCGGCAAATAATTTTCTTATTGCAGATAAATCTGGAAACATTGTAGTCGTAGAATCTGCCCCTCAAAAAAGTGTAATTAGACAATCTGGAAACAATGATAATTTTATTTCTATTACTAATCAATTCATTACAAATGAAATGAAGTCTTTGGATAAAGGTGGAGTTGAATGGAGTAAGAGTATAGAAAGATATAACGGATTAAAAGAGCAATTGGAGTCTATAAAAGAAATGGATTTATTAAAAGCGAAAGAAATATTATCCAACAAATGTGTTTGCTTAGACTTAAGAAAACAAAAATTTGGAACAATTTGGTCTGTTGTTGCAAACTTAAATGAATTGAAAATTGAAAGAGCAGAAACAAAACCAAAAATAGTAAATTATAAACCTGAAACCAGGCTTGATTGGTGGTTAAAAAAAAGATAG
- a CDS encoding ROK family protein produces MVLGVDIGGTHISVAIIDENVPDQVQNIYTMEISNTLSSDLILDSWIGVIELAIDNLGNEKLKGIGIAMPGPFDYEKGIFPDKGKNKFEMLSNFNLKGHIIKKLNLKSSVSVRFHNDAACFGIGEAWVGELVSCDKAIAITLGTGLGATFLDKGIPILEGKGVPLYGELYHLPFGNDIADTSFSTVWFQKRYKELTNEEIIGVKELIRFEKDNIATTKIFKEFSENLAIFLTPWLLDFEAEAIVIGGNISNAWTFFIEDLIQTFNKLDITIPIYKSKLRESAALIGAARLIDDDFFLELSDEDKYIKS; encoded by the coding sequence ATGGTTCTAGGAGTAGATATTGGAGGCACCCATATTTCTGTGGCTATAATAGATGAAAATGTACCGGATCAAGTACAGAATATCTATACAATGGAAATTAGTAATACATTGAGTTCAGATCTGATATTAGATAGTTGGATTGGCGTTATAGAATTGGCAATTGATAATTTGGGAAATGAAAAATTAAAAGGTATAGGTATAGCTATGCCAGGTCCTTTTGATTATGAGAAAGGGATTTTTCCTGATAAAGGGAAAAACAAATTTGAGATGTTAAGTAATTTTAATCTAAAAGGTCATATCATCAAAAAATTAAACTTGAAATCTTCTGTTTCTGTTCGATTTCATAATGATGCTGCTTGTTTCGGAATAGGAGAGGCTTGGGTAGGAGAATTGGTTTCTTGTGATAAAGCTATTGCAATTACTTTAGGAACAGGTCTGGGAGCTACTTTTTTAGATAAAGGTATTCCTATATTAGAAGGAAAAGGAGTTCCGTTATATGGTGAGTTGTATCATTTGCCATTTGGGAATGACATTGCAGACACTAGTTTTTCTACGGTGTGGTTTCAAAAACGATATAAGGAACTTACCAATGAAGAAATAATTGGAGTTAAAGAACTGATTAGATTTGAAAAAGACAATATCGCGACCACAAAAATTTTTAAAGAATTTTCAGAAAATTTGGCAATTTTTCTTACCCCTTGGCTACTAGATTTTGAGGCAGAGGCTATCGTGATTGGAGGTAATATTAGTAATGCCTGGACATTTTTTATAGAGGACCTGATCCAAACGTTTAACAAACTTGATATAACCATACCAATTTATAAAAGTAAACTTAGAGAGAGTGCCGCTTTGATAGGTGCCGCCAGATTAATAGATGATGATTTTTTCTTAGAATTATCAGACGAAGATAAATACATCAAATCATGA